One Anas acuta chromosome 32, bAnaAcu1.1, whole genome shotgun sequence DNA segment encodes these proteins:
- the LOC137846461 gene encoding maestro heat-like repeat-containing protein family member 7, whose protein sequence is MKFLRSIISVCRSAKNCDLWCGLEDFCNKYQLAEHIKVLLDEEPLDVLHTAVQQQAMLALGHLSYVNSVLEGKKKSILLACFSSVFLLPSHEHLECESRIYYLRTLDAMDRMLRLFIRNSPLSGFSELQDILQILLPFANSHSEAICERAVGRAAKLTSWLATRFSPEDHSADGGYTECNVPLLGQLVGWLLLCHTCENRQIRWEASDALYYLYQFIQKNRRTAPEASQQPQGKAEAIPRLPLPTATDIATNFGKYLQQSQRTDVILKVIEALRDSNTYDKQEVSGVLHMAIEDPASWLTDVPEIVRCIYRHVEYINTASARRSLDILILCLANQRPREVASTLLQISPSSDRHANLQGFLYGRGGDRRLSA, encoded by the exons ATGAAGTTCCTAAGGAGCATCATCAGCGTGTGCAGAAGTGCCAAAAACTGCGACCTGTGGTGCGGCCTCGAGGACTTCTGTAACAAATACCAGCTGGCAGAGCATATTAAG gtgctgctggatgAGGAGCCCTTGGATGTTCTGCACACAGCGGTGCAGCAGCAAGCCATGCTTGCACTTGGCCACTTGAG ctaTGTCAACTCAGTGCTGGAGGGCAAGAAGAAGAGCATCCTGCTCGCCTGTTTCAGCAGTGTCTTCTTGCTGCCCTCACACGAGCATTTGGAGTGCGAGAGCCGCATCTACTACTTGAGG ACCCTGGATGCCATGGACCGCATGCTGAGGCTCTTCATCAGAAATTCTCCCCTCTCCGGCTTCAGTGAGCTCCAGGACATCTTGCAG ATTCTGCTGCCCTTTGCCAACTCCCACAGCGAAGCTATTTGCGAGAGGGCCGTGGGGAGGGCCGCGAAGCTGACCAGCTGGCTAGCCACACGCTTCTCACCGGAG GACCACAGCGCTGATGGAGGATACACTGAGTGCAATGTGCCGCTCCTGGGACAGTTGGTGGGATGGCTCCTCCTGTGCCACACTTGCGAGAACAGGCAGATACGATGGGAGGCTTCGGATGCTCTTTATTACCTCTACCAATTCATCCAGAAAAACA GAAGAACAGCGCCAGAAGCTAGTCAACAGCCTCAGGGGAAAGCTGAGGCCATACCGAGGCTTCCTTTACCCACTGCCACGGACATTGCCACG AACTTTGGAAAATACCTCCAGCAGTCTCAGAGGACAGACGTCATCCTCAAGGTCATTGAAGCCCTGAGAGACTCCAACACATACGACAAACAGGAGGTCAGCGGTGTGCTGCACATGGCCATCGAAGACCCTGCCTCCTGGCTGACCGAC GTGCCAGAGATCGTGAGGTGCATCTACAGACACGTGGAGTACATCAACACGGCATCAGCCCGGCGCAGCCTGGACATCCTCATCCTCTGTCTGGCCAACCAGCGGCCAAGGGAGGTggccagcaccctgctgcagatCTCGCCATCATCTGACAGGCATGCCAACCTTCAGGGCTTCTTgtatgggaggggaggggacaggagacTTTCCGCCTGA
- the LOC137846469 gene encoding ATPase family AAA domain-containing protein 2-like isoform X5 → MRKSILRCSVSSFEESMAILRGNVNRRRFSRQLRKPKLEQKKEYNTVTRTLRSRAGAKTVRRVHGENRDLELRRSCSVGRSRYSTTNSSILFDKPITNTAEVLLQKMAEMEQMHRCQRCWEDVEENLDIFTCVKSDFERTGPGSPDEIVRTKKMMVKMFQGVTTFDRVNLLTATKLLWK, encoded by the exons ATGAGAAAAAGCATCTTGCGGTGTTCGGTCTCCAGCTTTGAAGAAAGTATGGCGATACTGAGGGGAAATGTCAACAGAAGACGCTTTTCAAG GCAGTTGAGAAAGCCGaaattggaacaaaaaaaagaatataacaCAG TCACCAGAACACTGAGGAGTAGAGCTGGTGCAAAAACTGTGAGACGAGTCCACGGAGAAAACAGGGACTTGGAGCTGCGCCGCAGCTGTAGCGTCGGACGCAGTCGGTACTCTACTACTAACTCGTCCATTCTATTTGACAAACCTATAACAAA TACTGCTGAAGTTTTGCTACAAAAAATGGCTGAAATGGAGCAGATGCATAGATGCCAAAGATGTTGGGAAGATGTTGAG GAGAACCTTGATATCTTCACCTGTGTGAAGTCGGACTTTGAAAGAACTGGACCTGGCAGTCCAGATGAGATTG tgagaacaaagaaaatgatggTGAAGATGTTCCAAGGCGTTACAACCTTCGACAGAGTAAACCTGCTGACCGCTACCAAGCTCCTATGGAAA tAA
- the LOC137846469 gene encoding ATPase family AAA domain-containing protein 2-like isoform X1, whose protein sequence is MRKSILRCSVSSFEESMAILRGNVNRRRFSRQLRKPKLEQKKEYNTVTRTLRSRAGAKTVRRVHGENRDLELRRSCSVGRSRYSTTNSSILFDKPITNTAEVLLQKMAEMEQMHRCQRCWEDVEENLDIFTCVKSDFERTGPGSPDEIGSENKENDGEDVPRRYNLRQSKPADRYQAPMEIRQRDRERTNSGQPHSVRQKESLENAGSQKCRRRARQRRADDISDSTPSCSSPLLSTCDTEDGGESSEDGESISPRRLLSLENRGGMNLLQMNI, encoded by the exons ATGAGAAAAAGCATCTTGCGGTGTTCGGTCTCCAGCTTTGAAGAAAGTATGGCGATACTGAGGGGAAATGTCAACAGAAGACGCTTTTCAAG GCAGTTGAGAAAGCCGaaattggaacaaaaaaaagaatataacaCAG TCACCAGAACACTGAGGAGTAGAGCTGGTGCAAAAACTGTGAGACGAGTCCACGGAGAAAACAGGGACTTGGAGCTGCGCCGCAGCTGTAGCGTCGGACGCAGTCGGTACTCTACTACTAACTCGTCCATTCTATTTGACAAACCTATAACAAA TACTGCTGAAGTTTTGCTACAAAAAATGGCTGAAATGGAGCAGATGCATAGATGCCAAAGATGTTGGGAAGATGTTGAG GAGAACCTTGATATCTTCACCTGTGTGAAGTCGGACTTTGAAAGAACTGGACCTGGCAGTCCAGATGAGATTG GAagtgagaacaaagaaaatgatggTGAAGATGTTCCAAGGCGTTACAACCTTCGACAGAGTAAACCTGCTGACCGCTACCAAGCTCCTATGGAAA tAAGACAAAGAGATCGAGAGAGGACTAACTCGGGCCAGCCCCATTCTGTCAGACAGAAAGAGTCACTTGAAAATGCTGGGTCACAAAAATGTAGGAGACGTGCCAG ACAGAGACGTGCAGATGACATCAGTGATTCTACACCCTCTTGCTCATCTCCCTTGCTTAGCACGTGTGATACGGAGGACGGTGGTGAGAGCAGTGAGGATGGCGAGAGCATATCTCCAAGAAGGTTGCTGTCGTTAGAGAATAGGGGAGGGATGAACCTCCTTCAAATGAATATTTAG
- the LOC137846469 gene encoding ATPase family AAA domain-containing protein 2-like isoform X3 — protein MRKSILRCSVSSFEESMAILRGNVNRRRFSRQLRKPKLEQKKEYNTVTRTLRSRAGAKTVRRVHGENRDLELRRSCSVGRSRYSTTNSSILFDKPITNTAEVLLQKMAEMEQMHRCQRCWEDVEENLDIFTCVKSDFERTGPGSPDEIVRQRDRERTNSGQPHSVRQKESLENAGSQKCRRRARQRRADDISDSTPSCSSPLLSTCDTEDGGESSEDGESISPRRLLSLENRGGMNLLQMNI, from the exons ATGAGAAAAAGCATCTTGCGGTGTTCGGTCTCCAGCTTTGAAGAAAGTATGGCGATACTGAGGGGAAATGTCAACAGAAGACGCTTTTCAAG GCAGTTGAGAAAGCCGaaattggaacaaaaaaaagaatataacaCAG TCACCAGAACACTGAGGAGTAGAGCTGGTGCAAAAACTGTGAGACGAGTCCACGGAGAAAACAGGGACTTGGAGCTGCGCCGCAGCTGTAGCGTCGGACGCAGTCGGTACTCTACTACTAACTCGTCCATTCTATTTGACAAACCTATAACAAA TACTGCTGAAGTTTTGCTACAAAAAATGGCTGAAATGGAGCAGATGCATAGATGCCAAAGATGTTGGGAAGATGTTGAG GAGAACCTTGATATCTTCACCTGTGTGAAGTCGGACTTTGAAAGAACTGGACCTGGCAGTCCAGATGAGATTG tAAGACAAAGAGATCGAGAGAGGACTAACTCGGGCCAGCCCCATTCTGTCAGACAGAAAGAGTCACTTGAAAATGCTGGGTCACAAAAATGTAGGAGACGTGCCAG ACAGAGACGTGCAGATGACATCAGTGATTCTACACCCTCTTGCTCATCTCCCTTGCTTAGCACGTGTGATACGGAGGACGGTGGTGAGAGCAGTGAGGATGGCGAGAGCATATCTCCAAGAAGGTTGCTGTCGTTAGAGAATAGGGGAGGGATGAACCTCCTTCAAATGAATATTTAG